A stretch of the Uranotaenia lowii strain MFRU-FL chromosome 3, ASM2978415v1, whole genome shotgun sequence genome encodes the following:
- the LOC129756176 gene encoding uncharacterized protein LOC129756176 isoform X2, with protein sequence MASFKATLLFAIVALIALVSAVPAPQRPIPGRQPLAPRAADSVPAAADDLEAESEDKDLKGASSFGYGYYGGYPGFGYGYGYPYGGYYGGYPYGYRYGGLYGGYWY encoded by the exons ACCCTCCTGTTCGCCATCGTCGCCCTGATCGCCCTGGTGTCGGCCGTTCCGGCTCCGCAGCGACCCATCCCTGGACGGCAACCGTTGGCTCCCCGTGCCGCCGATTCCGTCCCCGCTGCTGCCGATGATCTGGAAGCCGAATCTGAGGACAAGGATCTGAAGGGTGCTTCCTCGTTCGGATATGGCTACTACGGAGGCTATCCAGGATTCGGATACGGCTACGGATACCCATACGGCGGATATTACG GTGGCTACCCATACGGATACCGTTACGGAGGATTGTACGGAGGATACTGGTACTAA
- the LOC129756176 gene encoding protein suex-1-like isoform X1, which translates to MASFKATLLFAIVALIALVSAVPAPQRPIPGRQPLAPRAADSVPAAADDLEAESEDKDLKGASSFGYGYYGGYPGFGYGYGYPYGGYYGWGRGYPYGYRYGGLYGGYWY; encoded by the exons ACCCTCCTGTTCGCCATCGTCGCCCTGATCGCCCTGGTGTCGGCCGTTCCGGCTCCGCAGCGACCCATCCCTGGACGGCAACCGTTGGCTCCCCGTGCCGCCGATTCCGTCCCCGCTGCTGCCGATGATCTGGAAGCCGAATCTGAGGACAAGGATCTGAAGGGTGCTTCCTCGTTCGGATATGGCTACTACGGAGGCTATCCAGGATTCGGATACGGCTACGGATACCCATACGGCGGATATTACGGTTGGGGTC GTGGCTACCCATACGGATACCGTTACGGAGGATTGTACGGAGGATACTGGTACTAA